A genomic segment from Lentimicrobium sp. L6 encodes:
- a CDS encoding bifunctional 2-polyprenyl-6-hydroxyphenol methylase/3-demethylubiquinol 3-O-methyltransferase UbiG, protein MVIAIVRATFLAINNFELNYAYQFCESYLRKSLEQNNVQFYWLPEDLSEDNFHKIKESQYVITIKDPLLIINWQMMKRMVTLIDKGYDECGPMFNFSDFSYQVSSPLFAPLNTTTYEELQELYQSQALKIQKVDKLDDRCILYSSKSFLKRKNNHSSFYKSNAGLLLNSFVFTFKSFYNRVRTDLVQNIPNDAQNILDVGCFDGNMGKFLLSKSDNIKIDGIEPCETSAKVASKYYNDVFNGYLEDFKTEKKYDAIVCGDILEHLNDPWFQLKRISNFIRTDGCLILSIPNAGHWTLVSDQLNGKFEYLPWGLSCVTHIRWFTEKSIKEAIESAGFEIENISYEQIPPSPKGQQFIEKIVELKLGNKKSLMTNEFLIKAKKR, encoded by the coding sequence ATGGTGATAGCAATAGTTAGGGCAACGTTTTTAGCGATAAACAATTTTGAGTTGAACTATGCTTATCAATTTTGTGAATCTTATCTTAGAAAATCGTTAGAACAAAATAATGTTCAGTTTTATTGGTTGCCAGAAGATTTAAGTGAGGATAATTTTCATAAAATTAAAGAATCGCAATACGTAATAACTATTAAGGACCCTCTTTTGATTATTAATTGGCAAATGATGAAAAGGATGGTAACTCTCATTGATAAAGGATATGATGAATGTGGGCCTATGTTTAATTTTAGCGATTTTTCTTATCAAGTTTCATCACCCTTGTTTGCTCCCTTAAACACAACTACCTATGAAGAATTACAAGAGTTATATCAAAGTCAAGCCTTGAAAATTCAAAAAGTAGACAAGCTTGACGATAGATGCATTCTATATTCAAGTAAGTCTTTTTTAAAGAGAAAAAATAATCATTCTTCTTTCTATAAATCAAATGCTGGACTATTATTAAATTCCTTTGTATTTACTTTTAAATCATTCTATAATAGGGTTAGAACAGACTTGGTTCAGAACATACCAAATGATGCCCAGAATATTTTAGATGTTGGTTGTTTTGATGGAAATATGGGGAAGTTTCTATTAAGTAAAAGTGACAACATAAAAATTGATGGAATAGAGCCTTGCGAAACCTCCGCAAAAGTAGCATCTAAATATTATAATGATGTGTTTAATGGATACCTTGAAGATTTCAAGACAGAAAAAAAGTATGATGCAATTGTATGCGGAGATATTTTGGAACATCTGAATGATCCTTGGTTTCAACTTAAAAGGATTTCCAATTTTATACGAACAGATGGTTGTTTAATTTTGAGTATACCTAATGCAGGACATTGGACTTTAGTTTCCGATCAACTCAATGGGAAGTTTGAATATCTACCTTGGGGATTAAGTTGTGTAACACATATTAGATGGTTTACTGAGAAGTCAATAAAAGAAGCTATAGAATCGGCTGGTTTTGAAATAGAAAATATAAGCTATGAGCAAATTCCACCCTCACCAAAAGGCCAACAGTTTATCGAAAAAATAGTAGAGCTTAAATTAGGGAACAAAAAATCATTAATGACAAATGAGTTTCTTATCAAAGCAAAGAAAAGATGA
- a CDS encoding bifunctional 2-polyprenyl-6-hydroxyphenol methylase/3-demethylubiquinol 3-O-methyltransferase UbiG, translated as MIQLNRQQEFYRLSERLNIEVPKDYYWYHTIDLGNGLLTPGVFDLRNKLPFYNFPNSMEGLTVLDVGAATGFFSFEFAKRGADVTATELPSLLELDVFPGQDIKDVVNKGIKYSKGYSYEEPKALNHELFYNLMLKEPFEFCSQRLNIPIKRRFVNVYDFSFEKLGKASFDFVFIGDVLLHTINPLQALASIVEFCSGTLVIAQYMPNSNENRAIMNYVGGDSMEDDMSVWWRPNASWFFQVLKKLGFSKVEVVNEFSDAYIPNGVEEVKSVIYAVR; from the coding sequence ATGATACAATTAAATAGACAGCAGGAATTTTATAGATTAAGTGAACGACTCAATATTGAAGTACCAAAAGATTATTACTGGTATCATACAATCGATTTGGGAAATGGACTTCTCACTCCAGGTGTTTTCGATTTGCGAAATAAATTGCCTTTTTATAATTTCCCCAATTCCATGGAGGGGCTCACAGTTTTAGATGTAGGAGCAGCTACAGGTTTTTTTTCATTTGAATTTGCAAAAAGAGGTGCAGATGTTACAGCTACAGAACTACCTTCGCTCTTAGAGTTAGATGTTTTTCCCGGCCAAGATATTAAGGATGTTGTTAATAAAGGCATTAAGTATTCCAAGGGTTACTCCTATGAAGAACCAAAAGCATTAAACCACGAACTATTTTATAATTTAATGCTCAAAGAGCCATTTGAGTTTTGTTCGCAAAGATTAAACATTCCAATAAAAAGACGTTTTGTAAATGTTTATGATTTTTCATTTGAAAAATTGGGAAAAGCCTCCTTCGACTTTGTTTTTATTGGTGATGTGTTGTTGCATACTATTAATCCTTTACAAGCATTGGCATCAATTGTAGAATTTTGTTCTGGTACCCTTGTCATAGCCCAATATATGCCGAACTCAAACGAAAATAGAGCAATAATGAATTATGTTGGAGGCGATAGTATGGAAGACGATATGTCTGTTTGGTGGAGACCAAATGCATCTTGGTTTTTTCAAGTTTTAAAGAAATTGGGGTTCTCTAAAGTGGAAGTTGTTAATGAGTTTTCTGATGCCTATATACCTAATGGAGTTGAAGAGGTTAAATCTGTTATTTATGCTGTAAGATAG
- a CDS encoding ABC transporter ATP-binding protein, producing the protein MKSSETIIKLKDIGKTFKIKDRNTNSIRSKVTGIFNPNQNRVIKALENINLEIRKGEFFGVIGHNGSGKSTLLKVMTSVYQPDKGGVIDIQGSFQRLALGTGFDLELTVRENIYLNGSLFGLTFKKIGSIFNQIIEYAELESFVDTKVKYFSSGMVSRLAFAIAINVDADILFLDEFGGVGDESFKTKSENSFKESIIKGKTIIHVSHDLNTIQAYCDRVLLLSGGKPIMVGKPEEVIQKYHEIQ; encoded by the coding sequence ATGAAATCAAGTGAAACAATAATAAAGCTAAAGGATATTGGCAAGACTTTTAAAATAAAAGACAGAAATACAAATTCTATTCGGTCTAAAGTAACAGGTATATTTAATCCCAATCAGAACCGTGTTATCAAGGCTTTGGAAAATATAAACCTAGAAATTCGGAAGGGAGAGTTTTTTGGAGTCATTGGACACAATGGAAGTGGGAAATCTACATTGCTGAAAGTAATGACTTCTGTTTATCAGCCTGATAAAGGAGGAGTGATTGATATTCAAGGAAGTTTCCAACGATTAGCGCTTGGTACAGGATTCGATTTGGAGTTAACAGTAAGAGAGAATATTTATCTGAATGGTTCCTTGTTTGGATTAACTTTTAAAAAAATAGGCAGTATCTTTAATCAAATTATAGAATATGCCGAACTTGAGAGTTTTGTAGATACTAAAGTAAAATACTTTTCTTCGGGAATGGTGAGTCGTTTGGCTTTTGCAATTGCCATTAATGTAGATGCCGATATCCTATTTCTTGATGAGTTTGGAGGGGTTGGGGATGAAAGCTTTAAAACTAAATCTGAGAATTCATTTAAAGAGTCAATCATTAAAGGGAAAACCATTATTCATGTGAGTCACGATTTAAATACCATTCAAGCATATTGTGATCGTGTTTTATTATTATCAGGAGGAAAACCTATAATGGTAGGGAAACCTGAGGAGGTGATTCAAAAATATCATGAAATTCAGTAG